A single genomic interval of Thermodesulfatator atlanticus DSM 21156 harbors:
- a CDS encoding YebC/PmpR family DNA-binding transcriptional regulator, with product MAGHSHWAQIKRKKAAQDAKRGKLFTKLIREIMVAARMGGGDPSANPRLRAAIQAAKAANMPKENIERAIRKGTGQEPGMTWEEVVYEGYGPGGVAVLIKSVTDNKRRTVSELRHIFSKCGGNLAEPGAVAWVFEQKGLIIVPKEGADEEKLLEEALEAGAEDVREYESEFEIITLPQDLETVKTALEKAGFKIDSAKVTMVPKSTVKLEDEKTVQQMLRLMETLEDHDDVQQVYANFDIPDELMERVGANI from the coding sequence CAAGATGCCAAAAGAGGGAAGCTTTTCACCAAACTCATTAGGGAAATAATGGTAGCGGCACGCATGGGCGGAGGGGATCCAAGTGCTAACCCAAGGCTTCGTGCTGCTATCCAGGCCGCCAAGGCAGCCAATATGCCCAAAGAGAATATCGAGCGTGCTATCCGCAAGGGCACCGGCCAGGAACCTGGCATGACCTGGGAAGAAGTGGTCTATGAGGGCTATGGCCCTGGCGGGGTAGCCGTGCTCATAAAAAGCGTAACCGATAACAAACGCCGCACGGTTTCTGAGCTTCGCCATATTTTTAGCAAATGCGGTGGGAACCTTGCTGAGCCAGGCGCGGTGGCCTGGGTGTTTGAACAAAAGGGCTTAATCATCGTCCCCAAAGAAGGCGCAGATGAAGAAAAGCTTTTGGAAGAAGCCCTTGAGGCCGGTGCCGAAGACGTGCGGGAATACGAAAGTGAATTTGAAATCATTACCCTCCCTCAAGACCTTGAAACCGTTAAAACAGCCCTTGAAAAAGCGGGTTTTAAGATAGACTCTGCCAAGGTGACCATGGTCCCAAAATCAACGGTGAAGCTTGAAGACGAAAAAACCGTGCAGCAAATGTTGCGCCTGATGGAAACCCTGGAAGACCACGATGACGTGCAACAGGTCTATGCCAATTTTGATATTCCCGACGAACTCATGGAACGCGTAGGTGCCAACATTTGA